DNA sequence from the Ruminococcus albus 7 = DSM 20455 genome:
AAAAAAGACCGAGGATGAGGAAGTTATCTGGGCACAGGTAAAAGGTGTTGCACAGGTCGCTCTTGACAGATTTGTTGAGATGCGTGAGACCGAAGGCAGAAAGATGTATGAAGATGTGAATTCACGTCTTGATTATATAGAAAAGACCGTTGGTGAAATTGAGGCACATCAGCCTTCTGTGGCACAGAGTTACAGTGACAGGCTCTATGATAAGATAACCGAAACTCTTAAAAGTGTAGGTCTTGATAATATCGATAAGCAGCGTGTACTCACTGAAGTTGCTATATTTGCTGATAAAGTCGCTATAGATGAGGAAACTGTACGACTCAGGAGCCATATCTCCCAGTTCAGGGATCTTATCGCATCTGATGAGCCTGTAGGCAGAAAGCTTGATTTTCTGGTGCAGGAGGTCAACAGGGAAGTAAATACGATCGGTTCAAAGGCTAATGATCTTACTATCACTAAGAAAGTTGTTGACCTTAAAGCTGAGATCGAAAAGATCAGAGAACAGATACAGAATATCGAATAAGCGGGTGACATCATGCAGCTTATAAATATAGGCTACGGCAATATGGTTTCAGCATCGAGAGTAATAGCTATCGTAGATCCTGATTCTGCACCGATAAAAAGGCTGATACAGGAATCACGCGATAAAGGCACGTTGATAGATGCGACGTATGGAAGAAAGACACGCGCTGTCGTTATCATGGACAGCGATCATGTTGTGCTTTCTGCTGTATCGCCTGAAACAGTATGCGGCAGAGCCGCCGAAGAGGAGGTTGAAGAAAATGGATAAGATGGAAAAGAGAGTTCCAAAACTGATAATAGTCTCTGCTCCCTCAGGATGCGGAAAGGGTACGATAATGGAAAAGGCTTTTGACAGAGATGAAGTCTTCTACTCTGTTTCGTGCACGACAAGAGAGCCGAGACCTGGTGAAATAGACGGTAAGAGTTATCATTTCATTACTACCGAAGAGTTTGAGAAGATGATAGCCGAAGACAGCTTTCTTGAATATGCAAAATACAATCAGACTTATTATGGCACTCCGAAAAAACCTGTTGAGGAAAACCTCGCAGCAGGTAAGGATGTTATTCTTGAAATAGAGACTCAGGGTGCTTTTCAGGTAAAGAAGATAAGACCCGATGCAAACACGCTTTTCATTTTG
Encoded proteins:
- the gmk gene encoding guanylate kinase — protein: MDKMEKRVPKLIIVSAPSGCGKGTIMEKAFDRDEVFYSVSCTTREPRPGEIDGKSYHFITTEEFEKMIAEDSFLEYAKYNQTYYGTPKKPVEENLAAGKDVILEIETQGAFQVKKIRPDANTLFILPPSVAELDRRLHKRATEKEETIKRRVSQAAGEIAKADKYDYVIMNDDLDAAIDDFKAVIDGIRGVKEPAVRFSPKIEKIKNMIREVLENA
- a CDS encoding DUF370 domain-containing protein; amino-acid sequence: MQLINIGYGNMVSASRVIAIVDPDSAPIKRLIQESRDKGTLIDATYGRKTRAVVIMDSDHVVLSAVSPETVCGRAAEEEVEENG
- a CDS encoding YicC/YloC family endoribonuclease; translated protein: MVKSMTGFGREHIVAEGREIIVEIRSVNHRYYEFTSRTPRAYGYLDEKLKAFLKSGISRGKVEVSVTIYNQEGTDAEIELNKSVAKGYLDALRGAADELNLSDDLTLSNIMKLPDIFTVVKKTEDEEVIWAQVKGVAQVALDRFVEMRETEGRKMYEDVNSRLDYIEKTVGEIEAHQPSVAQSYSDRLYDKITETLKSVGLDNIDKQRVLTEVAIFADKVAIDEETVRLRSHISQFRDLIASDEPVGRKLDFLVQEVNREVNTIGSKANDLTITKKVVDLKAEIEKIREQIQNIE